The following are encoded in a window of Roseimaritima ulvae genomic DNA:
- a CDS encoding site-2 protease family protein, translating to MALWCEFLTLWIGLSDALSFEQLTPLLAAPEALLGGGVLLGDTAEPSLLSRIGSQFYIWGSVAAGLGLVIFVHELGHFLAAKLFGVKVEKFYVGFDVPLSIGPIKFPRTLGKFRYGETEYGIGIIPLGGYVKMLGQDDDPRNMEKENQRIRSGNPDEDEDDEPAAASRAELDPRSYPAKSVGQRMVIISAGVVMNVITGMLFAALAYGALGVEYTPAVIGATSPGDPAYLADIEPGGRVLAVDGGEPDPQMHFSRMTLKILTHGIADPDSPVQLKLEYPDGVREVAVQAEIDPWNPQRRIIGISSPMLAKLGDDPRALEDTPAAAAFSAEDAGADIIAVDGEQLEVNPVLGVTLNDRVANRMVTHADKPITLTLRRQDEAKTVTKVTIEPRKMKTLGFALGVGPVNALVQDGPAAKAGVQVGDRISAIEGIDTLSAMQLPSQIRDLEGAVKLTLQRDGTDEPLEVEIEPTSDDSPLPPYSVVTGKIAVKTLGLAYLPEAVLSDTSIDALKPGDTLSSVTVQWPGDKRPESLDENMLKPFVEKLEEGWDASEQRMLVSLIRLAQQLPDGTKLRVIAERGPKKEIIDTSVTVTEGDTFYPERGILYAPLRKTHQADSVGEALALGFREGKWKMQEVFQFLRLLVSGKVSRNQVGGPLKIADMAASQAEQGWAPLLLFLTMLSMNLAILNFLPIPALDGGHMLFLIAEAVMGRPVDEQLQMKLTMGGVLALLSLMLFVFANDIMTWR from the coding sequence GTGGCATTGTGGTGCGAATTTCTAACGCTCTGGATAGGGCTGTCGGATGCATTATCGTTTGAACAACTCACTCCCCTACTAGCCGCTCCCGAAGCGTTGCTGGGCGGTGGCGTGCTACTCGGCGACACCGCCGAGCCCAGTTTGCTGAGCCGGATCGGTTCGCAGTTCTATATCTGGGGCAGCGTGGCCGCCGGTTTGGGGCTGGTCATTTTTGTTCACGAGCTGGGACACTTCCTGGCCGCCAAGCTGTTTGGCGTCAAAGTGGAAAAGTTCTACGTTGGGTTTGACGTGCCGCTTTCGATCGGCCCGATCAAATTCCCTCGCACGCTGGGCAAGTTCCGCTACGGCGAAACCGAATACGGTATCGGCATCATCCCGCTGGGCGGATATGTCAAAATGCTGGGGCAAGATGACGATCCCCGCAATATGGAAAAAGAAAACCAGCGAATTCGCTCGGGCAATCCCGATGAGGACGAGGACGACGAACCGGCAGCGGCTTCGCGAGCCGAATTGGATCCCCGCAGCTATCCGGCCAAATCCGTCGGCCAGCGAATGGTGATCATCAGCGCCGGCGTGGTCATGAATGTAATCACCGGGATGCTGTTCGCCGCCCTGGCGTACGGGGCCCTGGGTGTCGAATACACGCCGGCGGTGATCGGCGCCACTTCACCGGGCGATCCGGCGTACCTGGCAGACATCGAACCGGGCGGCCGCGTGCTGGCGGTCGATGGCGGCGAGCCCGATCCGCAAATGCACTTTTCGCGGATGACGCTGAAGATCCTGACCCACGGCATCGCCGACCCTGACTCGCCGGTCCAGCTGAAACTGGAATACCCCGATGGCGTCCGTGAAGTGGCCGTACAAGCGGAAATCGATCCCTGGAACCCGCAACGACGCATCATCGGCATCAGTTCGCCGATGCTGGCCAAACTCGGTGACGATCCGAGGGCTTTGGAAGATACGCCCGCCGCCGCGGCCTTTTCCGCCGAAGACGCCGGCGCGGACATTATCGCCGTCGATGGCGAACAGTTGGAGGTCAATCCGGTCCTTGGTGTGACCCTGAACGACCGCGTGGCCAATCGCATGGTGACCCACGCCGACAAACCGATCACGCTGACGTTGCGGCGACAAGACGAAGCGAAAACGGTTACCAAAGTCACCATCGAACCCCGCAAGATGAAAACGCTGGGCTTTGCGTTGGGCGTTGGGCCGGTCAACGCGCTGGTCCAAGACGGCCCGGCCGCCAAGGCGGGCGTGCAGGTCGGCGATCGCATTTCGGCCATCGAAGGCATCGACACGCTGTCGGCGATGCAACTGCCCAGCCAGATCCGCGACCTGGAAGGAGCGGTCAAACTCACGCTTCAACGCGACGGTACCGATGAACCGCTGGAAGTGGAAATCGAACCCACCTCAGACGATTCCCCCTTGCCGCCCTACAGCGTGGTGACCGGAAAAATCGCCGTCAAAACCTTGGGGCTGGCCTACCTGCCCGAAGCCGTGTTGAGCGACACCAGCATCGATGCCCTGAAACCCGGCGATACGCTCAGCAGCGTCACCGTGCAGTGGCCCGGTGATAAACGCCCCGAGTCGCTGGACGAAAACATGCTGAAACCCTTCGTCGAAAAACTGGAAGAGGGTTGGGACGCCAGCGAACAGCGGATGCTGGTCAGCTTGATCCGCCTGGCCCAACAACTGCCCGATGGCACCAAGCTGCGTGTGATCGCCGAACGTGGGCCGAAAAAGGAAATCATCGATACCTCGGTCACGGTCACCGAAGGCGATACGTTTTATCCCGAACGCGGCATTCTGTACGCACCCCTGCGGAAAACGCATCAAGCCGATTCAGTGGGAGAAGCTTTGGCGCTCGGTTTCCGTGAAGGCAAGTGGAAGATGCAGGAAGTCTTCCAGTTCCTGCGACTGCTGGTCAGCGGCAAAGTCAGCCGCAATCAAGTCGGCGGCCCACTGAAGATCGCCGACATGGCGGCTTCGCAAGCCGAACAGGGTTGGGCGCCGTTGCTGCTGTTCCTGACCATGCTCAGCATGAACCTGGCGATCCTCAACTTCCTGCCCATCCCGGCGCTCGACGGCGGACACATGTTGTTCCTGATCGCCGAAGCGGTGATGGGTCGTCCGGTCGACGAACAGCTGCAGATGAAGTTGACGATGGGAGGCGTGTTGGCATTGTTGTCGCTGATGCTCTTCGTCTTCGCCAACGACATCATGACCTGGCGATAA
- the dxr gene encoding 1-deoxy-D-xylulose-5-phosphate reductoisomerase, which translates to MRNVAVLGATGSIGTATLDVLANLPAQQWRVWGLSGHAKLSQLADSVAKLTPAPELIVTSSAKAAAELDADRWPSSSRVRVGAEALVELAADPAVDIVVAAIVGRAGLESTLAAVGSGKRVALANKETLVVAGPVVKQQQVASGAELLPVDSEHSAIFQCLQASQTPAQRIILTSSGGPFRTWTADQMREASVEEALAHPTWQMGPKISVDSATMMNKALEIIEACWLFDVPAESIEVMIHPQSVIHSMVEFIDGSVIAQLSPPDMRLPIQYALTYPERSVCPAPRLDCGQRMDWTLEPADRERFPALALGFEVAAAGGTAGAVVNAANEAAVGLFLDRKIRFTDIVPACRRALEQHQHERHPTLQRLIELDQWARAEVQRWHCGANF; encoded by the coding sequence ATGCGTAACGTAGCAGTATTGGGAGCGACCGGCAGCATCGGCACGGCCACCCTGGACGTGCTAGCAAACCTGCCCGCTCAGCAATGGCGAGTGTGGGGCTTGTCCGGACACGCCAAGTTATCACAACTGGCCGATTCGGTGGCCAAGCTGACGCCGGCTCCGGAACTGATCGTGACCTCTTCGGCAAAAGCCGCCGCGGAGCTGGATGCCGATCGCTGGCCGTCGAGCAGTCGGGTGCGAGTCGGGGCCGAAGCGTTGGTGGAGCTGGCGGCCGATCCCGCCGTGGACATCGTGGTCGCCGCGATCGTGGGCCGAGCGGGGCTGGAAAGCACGCTGGCGGCCGTGGGAAGCGGCAAACGCGTAGCCCTGGCAAACAAGGAAACGCTGGTCGTGGCCGGGCCAGTGGTCAAACAACAGCAGGTTGCTAGCGGCGCGGAATTGCTGCCCGTCGACAGCGAACACTCGGCGATTTTCCAATGCTTGCAAGCCAGTCAGACGCCCGCGCAGCGAATTATTTTGACCAGCAGCGGGGGCCCGTTTCGGACTTGGACCGCCGACCAGATGCGTGAGGCCAGCGTGGAAGAAGCCCTGGCGCACCCAACTTGGCAAATGGGCCCGAAAATTTCCGTCGATTCCGCTACGATGATGAACAAGGCGTTGGAAATCATCGAAGCTTGCTGGTTATTCGACGTTCCGGCGGAGTCGATAGAGGTTATGATCCACCCTCAGTCGGTGATCCATTCGATGGTCGAGTTCATCGATGGGTCGGTGATCGCCCAGCTGAGCCCCCCCGACATGCGGCTGCCGATTCAATACGCCCTGACTTACCCGGAAAGAAGCGTCTGTCCGGCCCCAAGGTTGGATTGTGGGCAACGAATGGACTGGACGCTGGAACCGGCCGACCGCGAGCGGTTTCCGGCTCTGGCACTCGGCTTTGAGGTCGCGGCCGCCGGCGGCACCGCCGGAGCGGTGGTCAACGCGGCCAACGAAGCAGCAGTAGGACTATTTCTCGATCGCAAGATTCGGTTTACTGATATCGTGCCTGCCTGTCGCAGAGCACTTGAACAACATCAACATGAACGGCACCCCACGCTCCAGCGATTGATCGAACTGGACCAGTGGGCTCGTGCGGAGGTACAGCGGTGGCATTGTGGTGCGAATTTCTAA
- the ftsH gene encoding ATP-dependent zinc metalloprotease FtsH: protein MSDQDKRKNPSGDGESRGGSVLLILLAIVGAVILCAYLIGNSSQKRLRYPDLVRLLEVTRYAEYGSNDLIPVTPDSAMADSAAADSATGDQAAGGDAADNVASIAAAPEIEAAGTIIVPSDNNPNAFVEWSRPQNIRVSEKGITGKAMFRQLGPSGDSDSEATEKTFSTQWTVRNEEQEQRMTALLDASNVVWDQHIPSTFWEDHGLMLLMMLILLGFGLMMLRRISGVGSPMSFSRSRGKLYAMDETSITFSDVAGIDEAVEEVREVVDFLKNAEKYQKLGGRIPKGVLLVGPPGTGKTLLARAIAGEAGTPFFSLSGSDFVEMYVGVGAARVRDMFQQAANRAPCIVFIDELDALGKSRSGSVVGGHDEREQTLNALLVEMDGFESDTNVIIVAATNRPETLDAALLRPGRFDRHVLVDRPDVGGREEILKVHVKNVKLDEKLDLHKIASITPGFVGADLANLVNEAALLAARVGKPAVGMQEFNEAVERVTAGLEKKNHVMNEDEKVRVAYHEAGHALVADALPNTDPVHKVSIIPRGMGALGYVMQRPGGDRYLSTKSELDSKLRVLVAGTLVEEMIFEDISTGASNDLERATEIARAMVMDYGMSRLGRVNYRQKNDSAFLGGGEAGHTNLHSEETAREIDGEVRRIIDEAISQTREILTARREALEAITQRLLEVEAIDGEELSKLIEAHSSGPLVVPGTASKKPRAKISRPGKGVEIAPAGDGQL, encoded by the coding sequence ATGAGCGACCAAGATAAACGTAAAAATCCTTCCGGCGATGGCGAATCTCGCGGCGGCAGCGTGCTGCTGATTCTGCTGGCCATCGTGGGCGCTGTCATTCTGTGCGCGTACCTAATCGGTAACAGTTCCCAGAAACGCCTCCGCTATCCCGACCTGGTCCGCTTGCTGGAAGTCACTCGCTACGCCGAGTACGGATCCAACGATCTGATTCCGGTAACCCCGGATTCGGCAATGGCGGATTCGGCAGCGGCTGATTCAGCGACTGGCGATCAGGCAGCGGGCGGCGACGCGGCCGATAATGTGGCCAGCATCGCGGCGGCGCCCGAGATCGAGGCGGCGGGGACGATTATCGTGCCGTCGGACAATAATCCCAACGCGTTTGTGGAATGGAGTCGCCCGCAGAACATCCGCGTCTCGGAAAAAGGCATCACCGGCAAGGCGATGTTCCGCCAACTGGGCCCTTCGGGAGACAGCGATTCGGAGGCCACCGAAAAAACCTTCTCCACGCAGTGGACGGTCCGCAACGAAGAACAGGAACAGCGGATGACGGCCCTGTTGGACGCCTCGAATGTGGTTTGGGATCAACACATCCCCAGCACGTTTTGGGAAGACCACGGCTTGATGTTGTTGATGATGCTGATCCTGTTGGGCTTTGGCCTGATGATGTTGCGAAGGATCAGCGGCGTCGGGTCGCCGATGTCGTTCTCGCGCAGTCGCGGCAAGTTGTACGCCATGGATGAAACCTCGATCACCTTCAGCGACGTCGCCGGCATCGACGAAGCCGTGGAAGAGGTTCGCGAAGTGGTCGACTTCTTAAAGAACGCCGAGAAGTATCAGAAGCTGGGCGGTCGGATTCCAAAAGGTGTGTTGTTGGTGGGACCTCCGGGTACGGGGAAGACGCTGTTGGCTCGGGCCATCGCGGGTGAAGCGGGGACGCCGTTTTTCAGTCTGTCGGGCAGCGACTTTGTGGAGATGTACGTCGGCGTCGGTGCGGCTCGGGTGCGGGATATGTTCCAACAAGCGGCCAATCGAGCACCGTGCATCGTGTTCATCGACGAACTGGATGCTTTAGGCAAGAGTCGCAGCGGTTCGGTCGTGGGTGGCCATGACGAACGTGAACAGACGCTCAACGCGCTGTTGGTGGAGATGGACGGTTTTGAATCCGACACCAACGTGATCATCGTGGCGGCGACCAACCGCCCGGAAACGCTGGACGCCGCCCTGCTCCGCCCCGGCCGTTTCGACCGGCACGTGTTGGTCGACCGTCCGGACGTCGGCGGCCGCGAAGAAATTCTCAAAGTGCACGTCAAGAACGTCAAGCTGGACGAGAAACTGGACCTGCACAAAATCGCTTCCATCACGCCCGGCTTCGTCGGTGCCGACCTAGCCAACCTGGTCAACGAAGCCGCTCTGTTGGCCGCTCGCGTGGGCAAGCCCGCCGTGGGGATGCAGGAATTCAACGAAGCGGTCGAACGCGTGACGGCTGGGCTGGAAAAGAAGAACCACGTCATGAACGAGGACGAAAAGGTCCGCGTCGCTTATCACGAAGCCGGCCACGCGCTGGTCGCCGACGCGTTGCCGAATACCGATCCGGTGCACAAAGTGTCGATCATTCCACGCGGCATGGGAGCTCTGGGGTACGTGATGCAACGTCCCGGTGGCGATCGTTATCTGAGCACCAAGAGCGAGCTGGATAGTAAATTGCGCGTGCTGGTTGCCGGTACGTTGGTTGAGGAAATGATTTTTGAAGACATCAGCACCGGAGCTTCGAACGACCTGGAACGCGCCACCGAAATCGCTCGGGCGATGGTCATGGACTACGGCATGAGCCGGTTAGGGCGAGTCAATTATCGGCAGAAAAACGACTCCGCATTTTTGGGTGGCGGCGAAGCCGGTCATACGAACCTGCACAGTGAAGAGACGGCGCGGGAGATTGACGGCGAGGTGCGACGGATTATCGACGAAGCGATCTCGCAGACCCGCGAAATCCTGACCGCTCGACGCGAAGCGCTGGAAGCGATCACGCAGCGGCTGCTGGAAGTGGAAGCCATCGATGGTGAGGAGCTGAGTAAATTGATCGAAGCGCACAGTAGCGGGCCATTGGTCGTGCCTGGTACCGCCAGCAAAAAGCCGCGAGCCAAGATTTCGCGACCCGGCAAGGGCGTCGAAATCGCGCCGGCCGGTGATGGGCAGTTGTAG
- a CDS encoding sugar phosphate isomerase/epimerase family protein encodes MMKLSISQLTTLRWSTEEDIAAYRRHGFSALGLWRPKLDELGIEGTAELLAENGMSVSSLSWAGGFTGSDGRGHEDAIEDAIDAVRAAEVLGAETLIVLAGGANNHIHGHAMRLLQQGLQAIFEEARGTDVAVALEPIHPGCGAEWSFVGDIRSTLEVIEALPRADVGLVLDAYHLAMNVNSPRDLDWLEAVVPFLRLVQLGDARQTPLGEQNRCLLGEGRVPLEEIVNILSAAGYDGYYEIELLGEDVEPLPYDEVLQHTRQYFEQKLACD; translated from the coding sequence ATGATGAAGCTTTCAATCAGTCAACTGACCACATTGCGTTGGTCGACCGAAGAAGATATTGCAGCCTATCGACGGCATGGATTTTCGGCGCTCGGTTTATGGCGCCCCAAACTGGATGAGCTGGGCATCGAAGGCACCGCGGAACTGTTGGCCGAAAACGGCATGTCCGTATCCAGCTTGTCCTGGGCCGGTGGCTTTACCGGCAGCGACGGCCGCGGCCATGAAGATGCCATCGAAGACGCCATCGACGCGGTCCGGGCGGCGGAAGTGCTGGGCGCCGAGACGCTGATTGTGCTGGCCGGCGGCGCCAATAATCACATCCATGGCCACGCCATGCGTCTGCTGCAGCAAGGTCTGCAAGCTATCTTTGAAGAAGCTCGCGGAACTGACGTGGCGGTGGCCTTGGAACCGATCCATCCGGGCTGCGGCGCCGAGTGGTCGTTTGTAGGTGATATCCGTTCGACGCTGGAAGTCATCGAAGCGCTGCCGCGAGCGGATGTGGGCTTGGTGCTGGACGCGTATCACTTGGCCATGAACGTCAATTCACCCCGCGACCTGGATTGGCTCGAAGCCGTCGTGCCTTTCCTGCGACTGGTGCAGTTGGGCGACGCACGGCAGACGCCGCTGGGCGAACAGAATCGCTGCCTGTTGGGCGAAGGCCGCGTGCCCTTGGAAGAAATTGTCAACATCCTGTCGGCGGCAGGCTACGACGGCTACTACGAAATCGAATTGTTAGGCGAAGACGTCGAACCGCTGCCCTATGACGAGGTGTTGCAGCATACCCGGCAGTACTTCGAGCAAAAACTCGCGTGTGATTGA
- a CDS encoding ATP-binding response regulator, producing the protein MPKILIVDDNPADQEIAARILCQDNEYQIEFIDSPAEAPSRIAADRPDVVLTDLYPANQQGLQLVSRLHAECPELPVILMTDRGDEETAVEALHCGASSYVPKRLLERYLARTVRRLIDVSRDQRSRVRLLGSMKQNRATFFLKNDLEMIPTLINYFQEGMSHMGLGDESDRLRVSVALEEAISNAIHHGNLEVDSHLREHDESRYYACIRERQSQSPYREREVEIKVSMSETEAVFAIRDEGPGFDISALPDPTIEDNLENASGRGILLMRAFMDDVFYNDIGNLVTMTKRRGE; encoded by the coding sequence ATGCCTAAAATACTAATCGTCGACGACAACCCAGCCGACCAGGAGATCGCTGCTCGGATTCTCTGTCAGGACAACGAGTACCAGATCGAGTTCATCGACTCGCCGGCGGAGGCCCCGTCGCGCATCGCAGCGGATCGCCCCGACGTCGTGCTGACCGACCTGTACCCAGCTAACCAACAGGGTCTGCAACTGGTCTCGCGACTACATGCCGAATGTCCCGAGTTGCCAGTGATCCTGATGACCGATCGCGGCGACGAGGAAACGGCCGTCGAAGCCTTGCACTGTGGGGCGTCCAGCTACGTGCCCAAACGGTTGCTTGAACGCTACCTCGCGCGGACCGTCCGCCGCTTGATCGACGTCAGCCGCGACCAACGCAGCCGCGTCCGCTTATTGGGCAGCATGAAACAGAATCGCGCCACCTTCTTCCTGAAGAACGACCTGGAAATGATCCCCACGCTGATCAACTACTTCCAGGAAGGCATGTCGCACATGGGACTTGGCGATGAATCGGATCGCCTGCGAGTCAGCGTGGCGCTCGAAGAAGCGATCTCGAACGCCATCCATCACGGCAACCTGGAAGTCGACTCGCACCTCCGAGAACACGACGAAAGCCGCTACTACGCCTGCATCCGAGAACGCCAAAGCCAATCGCCGTATCGAGAACGCGAAGTCGAAATCAAAGTCAGCATGTCAGAAACCGAAGCCGTGTTTGCGATCCGCGACGAAGGCCCCGGCTTCGATATCTCCGCGCTGCCCGACCCCACCATCGAAGACAACCTAGAAAACGCCAGCGGCCGCGGCATCCTCTTAATGCGAGCCTTCATGGACGACGTATTTTACAACGACATCGGCAATCTGGTCACGATGACCAAACGCCGTGGGGAGTAG
- a CDS encoding O-linked N-acetylglucosamine transferase, SPINDLY family protein, whose protein sequence is MGKRFWGQRIYMILLQHLPASGGTLISRCLASMQSVCLLSEIHPRGVAHFNPLRQAATWHGLIAEADVAELAADDIQAFGEVIAGLARRAADRGQRLVVRDWAHRDWLGRPFVATPPMRSAWDAILSAAGPQRFAAPTVPRWVTVRNPLDQFIHSKRMDALRDSWDDAWMWRGLRSFAEAVQSLPRFRYEDFLAAPAATLAAMCELADLPYDDDWQHRWRDYHNITGPPAGRQATVIRPVPREPMLPDQWDSLRDNEDLLATLDLLGYTVPEPLCRHPRAEATDVSGATGSSGATEDSGATSGKDWDQQVVHWRRAHAHRPDDVAAALRLADALRWTGQVHDAAEVLLDLARGEPPLTEDAQLQLLPLLCDVLQQSERKFEAIEFRRWLAALAPQHCDNLFQLSVLLAGLGEVDESLEYCRRLLQLDHRHRGAAANFLLYINYSDKYTSAEIANQHFRLGMRFSDRPQPLPPRSRRSGEKLRIGYLASDFYTHPVGKIMLPILQAHDRQRFHVAVYHDGRQSDAITRATLATVDQFTSFHGCSDESVFQRLRDDGLDVLIDLGGYTGGGNRLHVLARRVAPVQVSFLGYPNTSAVPAIDYHLTDRFADPPGLTEHLYGEQLVWLEHAILAWRPYGCAAKITVESRGGPLLGLFNNVAKISPSALAAYAAILRRVPDARLILKYGDRYGVRSLRDRYRREFAAQGVLPHRLEFRTEAEPLEQHLRTMMSVDLALDAFPYQGTMTSLECLAVGTPIVSCCGDYYAHRATSAMMMRMGLHELVAEDAEEYVEIAVQLLEDLEWLRQLRAGVRERFYHSPLTDPVGLTRELEAKLTGWVATPGAVIESP, encoded by the coding sequence ATGGGCAAGCGATTTTGGGGGCAGCGAATTTACATGATTCTGTTGCAGCATTTGCCGGCTTCGGGCGGCACGTTGATTTCACGCTGCTTGGCGTCGATGCAGAGCGTGTGTTTGTTAAGCGAAATCCATCCGCGCGGCGTCGCTCACTTCAACCCGCTGCGGCAAGCCGCCACCTGGCACGGGCTGATCGCCGAGGCGGATGTTGCGGAGTTGGCGGCGGACGATATTCAGGCATTTGGCGAAGTCATCGCTGGGCTGGCTCGGCGAGCGGCCGACCGCGGGCAGCGACTGGTGGTCCGAGACTGGGCGCACCGGGACTGGCTGGGACGCCCCTTTGTCGCCACGCCGCCGATGCGCAGTGCCTGGGATGCGATCCTCTCGGCGGCCGGTCCGCAGAGGTTCGCCGCCCCCACAGTGCCGCGTTGGGTCACGGTCCGAAATCCGCTCGACCAATTCATCCACAGCAAACGCATGGACGCTCTCCGCGATAGTTGGGACGATGCCTGGATGTGGCGTGGGTTGCGAAGCTTTGCCGAAGCTGTGCAGTCGCTGCCGCGATTTCGTTACGAAGACTTTCTCGCTGCACCCGCCGCCACGCTGGCGGCGATGTGCGAGTTGGCCGATCTGCCCTACGACGACGACTGGCAACATCGCTGGCGAGATTATCACAACATCACCGGCCCCCCGGCCGGTCGCCAAGCCACGGTCATCCGCCCCGTCCCACGCGAACCGATGCTACCCGACCAGTGGGATTCGCTCCGCGATAACGAAGACTTGTTGGCAACGTTGGACCTGTTGGGGTACACGGTCCCCGAACCGCTTTGTCGTCATCCGCGTGCGGAAGCAACCGACGTCTCAGGTGCAACGGGAAGCTCTGGTGCAACGGAGGACTCGGGTGCAACGAGCGGAAAAGATTGGGACCAGCAGGTGGTGCATTGGCGGCGAGCCCATGCGCATCGGCCGGACGACGTGGCGGCTGCGCTGCGGCTGGCCGACGCGCTGCGGTGGACCGGCCAGGTGCATGACGCGGCCGAGGTGCTGCTGGACCTGGCACGTGGCGAACCGCCGTTAACCGAGGATGCTCAGTTGCAACTGTTGCCGCTGCTGTGTGATGTTTTGCAGCAGTCCGAACGCAAGTTCGAAGCCATTGAGTTTCGGCGTTGGTTGGCTGCCTTGGCGCCTCAGCATTGCGACAATCTGTTTCAGTTGTCCGTGTTGTTGGCCGGGCTGGGAGAAGTGGATGAGTCGTTGGAATATTGTCGCCGGTTGTTGCAGTTGGATCACCGGCATCGGGGCGCGGCCGCAAATTTTTTGCTGTACATCAACTACTCGGACAAATACACATCCGCCGAAATCGCCAATCAGCATTTTCGTTTGGGGATGCGGTTCAGTGATCGTCCACAACCGTTGCCGCCGCGTTCACGCCGCTCGGGGGAAAAACTGCGTATCGGATATCTGGCCAGTGATTTTTATACGCACCCGGTGGGCAAAATTATGTTGCCCATTCTGCAAGCCCATGACCGGCAACGGTTTCATGTAGCGGTCTATCACGACGGTCGGCAGTCCGATGCCATTACGCGAGCCACGCTGGCGACGGTGGATCAGTTCACCAGCTTCCATGGCTGCAGTGATGAGTCGGTGTTTCAGCGGTTGCGCGACGATGGCTTGGACGTGTTGATCGATCTGGGCGGCTACACCGGCGGCGGCAATCGGCTGCACGTTTTGGCGCGTCGCGTGGCTCCGGTTCAGGTCTCGTTTTTGGGATACCCCAACACCTCTGCCGTGCCCGCCATCGATTACCATTTGACCGATCGCTTTGCCGATCCACCGGGATTGACCGAGCACCTGTACGGGGAACAGCTGGTGTGGTTGGAGCACGCTATATTGGCTTGGCGACCCTACGGTTGTGCGGCCAAGATCACCGTCGAGTCGCGTGGCGGGCCGTTGTTGGGGTTGTTTAATAATGTCGCCAAGATCTCCCCTTCGGCTTTGGCCGCCTACGCCGCCATCCTGCGTCGTGTGCCCGATGCACGGTTGATCCTTAAATACGGTGACCGCTATGGCGTGCGTTCGTTGCGGGACCGTTACCGCCGCGAGTTTGCCGCCCAAGGGGTGCTGCCGCATCGGTTGGAATTTCGCACCGAGGCCGAACCGCTCGAGCAGCACCTCCGCACCATGATGTCCGTCGATCTGGCCCTTGACGCCTTTCCTTATCAGGGCACGATGACCTCGCTGGAGTGCTTGGCGGTGGGCACGCCGATCGTTTCCTGTTGTGGAGATTATTACGCTCACCGGGCCACTTCGGCGATGATGATGCGGATGGGGCTGCACGAGTTGGTTGCCGAAGACGCCGAGGAGTATGTCGAGATCGCCGTGCAGTTGTTGGAAGACCTGGAATGGTTGCGGCAGTTGCGCGCCGGGGTCCGCGAGCGTTTTTACCACAGCCCGCTGACCGATCCGGTTGGACTGACCCGCGAGCTGGAAGCCAAGCTCACCGGTTGGGTCGCCACCCCCGGCGCCGTGATCGAGTCGCCGTAG